The genomic stretch GGGCCGGAAGCGGGCCGGCGGAAAGACTGGATACCGCCTGTGGGTAGGGTCCACTCGGCGAATATCCGCACTAGCCGACCCCCGACGATATCCTCATAGACTGCATAGTCGGGAAATATGCCCAGACCGATACCTGCAAGCACGCAAGCATAGGCCGCCGGGCTTTTGTCGCAGACAACGACGGGATTGAGTTCGGTCAGAACGGTCTCGCCATCCCTGGAAAAGAGCCATTGGCCGACGCCGCGCAACTGGGCATTGCCAACCTAGGCCAGCGATCGTGCCTGGTTCGGGTTCGTATCCGCGGGCAGGCTTGCGGCGAAGGCCGGGCTGGCAACGACGACCTGCCGAATCGTGCCCAGGCGCCGCGCCTGGTTGGAGGAATCGGTGAGCCAGCCGACGCGAATGCCGAGATCGATCTGCTCGTCGACCAGATTGCTCACCGCGTCGTCGAAGATCGCTTCGACGCGCATCTGCGGATAGGCTTTCAGATACGCCGCCACGATCGGCGCCACCATCCTGGTGCCATAGTCGAGCGGCGCGGTTAGTCTAAGCGTTCCGCTCGGCTCGACCGCGGTGTGCGAAATCTCACCGTAAGCGGACTCCGCCTCGCGCAGGATGATCACCGCCCTGTCATAGAAGAGCCGGCCCTCTTCCGTCGGTGCGACGCGCCGGGTCGTGCGCTGCAGCAGCGTTGCACCCAGTTCCTCTTCGAGCCTGCCGATCTGATGACTGACCACGGCCTTGGCGACGCCAAGCCGATCCGCCGCAGCGGTGAAAGAGCCTGTCTCCATCACCGTGGTGAAGTAGACGAGCCGGTTGAGGTTCAGAAGGTCGGCCAAGCTGGTTGCTTTTGTCTGATCTGATCAGACAGTTTGTATTATTGCGCACAATTTATCGCAAGACCTCTGTCTGCCACATATGACCAAGGCATTTTGGCGGGCAGCGATATCCCACACCGAGGATGGCAGCGATCGTGAGCAATTCAGACGTGACGTACCTTTTCGATCCGCTCTGCGGTTGGTGCTATGGCGCCACGCCGATGCTGGACAGGCTGTCGGCCAGTGGCATGCGCGTCGAGCTACTGCCGACCGGCCTCTTCTCCGGTGCCGGTGCACGGCCGATGGATGAGGGTTTTGCCGCCCATGCCTGGGCGAACGACCAGCGTATCGAGCGTCTGACCGGACAGAAGTTCACACAGGCCTATCAGCACAATGTCCTCAATATTCGCGGCACCTTGCTGGACTCGCATGCCGCGACCCTCGGCATCAGCGCCGCCGGGCTGGAGGATCCCAGCCGCCGGCTCACCGCGCTTAAGGCGATCCAGTGTGCGCGCTATGTCGACGGCCGGGATATCGTGACTGTCGAAGGCGTGGCTGGTGTGCTTGCCGACGCCGGCATGGCGGATGCCGCGGCAATGCTGAAGAAGCCGCCCGAAACCTTGCTGACGGCGCACCGCGAACGGGTTGGCCGTGGCGGCGCGCTGTTCCAGCGCCTGCATGCCAATGGCCTGCCTTCCCTCGCAGTCATCCGCAACGATGCGCCGCGGCTGATCGGTTCGAACGCGCTGTTCGGCAGCTTCGACAATCTC from Mesorhizobium sp. NZP2077 encodes the following:
- a CDS encoding DsbA family protein; the protein is MSNSDVTYLFDPLCGWCYGATPMLDRLSASGMRVELLPTGLFSGAGARPMDEGFAAHAWANDQRIERLTGQKFTQAYQHNVLNIRGTLLDSHAATLGISAAGLEDPSRRLTALKAIQCARYVDGRDIVTVEGVAGVLADAGMADAAAMLKKPPETLLTAHRERVGRGGALFQRLHANGLPSLAVIRNDAPRLIGSNALFGSFDNLVAHIAAA